From the genome of Proteus vulgaris, one region includes:
- the aceA gene encoding isocitrate lyase yields the protein MTISRSEQIAQLEKEWEQPRWKGITRPYSAEDVIKLRGSVNPEHTLARRGAQRLWSSLNGKSKKGYVNALGALTGGQALQQAKAGLEAVYLSGWQVAADANTAASMYPDQSLYPVDSVPNVVQRINNTFRRADQIQWSNGIGPQHKDYIDFFLPIVADAEAGFGGVLNAFELMKAMIEAGAAGVHFEDQLAAVKKCGHMGGKVLVPTQEAVQKLVAARLAADVSDVPTLLVARTDADAADLLTSDCDPYDSSFLTGERTPEGFFCTHAGIDQAISRGLAYAPYADLVWCETSLPDLKMAAKFAEAIHDKYPGKMLAYNCSPSFNWKKNLDDRTIAHFQDELSAMGYKFQFITLAGIHSMWFNMFDLAHDYAKGEGMKHYVEKVQEKEFAALNQGYTFSSHQQEVGTGYFDKVTTIIQGGMSSVTALTGSTEEQQF from the coding sequence ATGACTATTAGTAGATCAGAGCAAATCGCCCAATTAGAGAAAGAGTGGGAACAACCTCGCTGGAAAGGTATTACTCGTCCTTATAGCGCTGAAGATGTCATTAAATTAAGAGGTTCGGTTAACCCAGAACATACCTTAGCACGACGTGGCGCTCAAAGGCTTTGGTCATCATTAAATGGAAAATCGAAAAAAGGCTATGTGAATGCATTAGGAGCTTTAACGGGTGGGCAAGCGTTGCAACAAGCAAAAGCAGGGTTAGAAGCCGTTTATCTTTCAGGATGGCAAGTGGCTGCTGATGCTAACACTGCGGCAAGCATGTATCCTGATCAGTCTTTATATCCGGTTGATTCTGTTCCTAATGTTGTACAACGTATCAATAATACCTTTAGACGAGCTGATCAAATTCAGTGGTCAAATGGTATTGGTCCTCAACATAAAGATTATATTGATTTCTTCCTTCCTATTGTGGCTGATGCGGAAGCGGGCTTTGGTGGTGTATTAAATGCCTTTGAATTAATGAAGGCGATGATTGAAGCTGGCGCAGCAGGTGTTCATTTTGAAGATCAGTTAGCCGCAGTGAAAAAATGCGGACATATGGGGGGGAAAGTATTAGTTCCAACCCAAGAAGCTGTACAAAAACTGGTTGCGGCACGTTTAGCTGCTGATGTGTCTGATGTACCAACTTTATTAGTTGCAAGAACAGATGCCGATGCCGCAGATCTCTTAACTTCTGATTGCGATCCTTATGATAGTTCGTTCTTAACAGGAGAACGTACACCTGAAGGTTTCTTCTGTACCCATGCTGGTATTGATCAAGCCATTAGCCGTGGTCTTGCTTATGCACCTTATGCCGATTTGGTGTGGTGTGAAACATCACTCCCCGATCTGAAAATGGCGGCTAAGTTTGCCGAAGCTATTCACGATAAATATCCCGGAAAAATGCTGGCTTATAACTGTTCACCTTCCTTTAACTGGAAAAAGAATCTTGATGATCGCACGATTGCGCATTTCCAAGATGAGCTTTCTGCAATGGGATATAAATTCCAATTTATTACTTTAGCGGGTATCCATAGCATGTGGTTCAACATGTTTGATTTAGCGCATGACTACGCTAAAGGTGAAGGTATGAAGCATTACGTTGAAAAAGTACAAGAAAAAGAATTTGCTGCACTTAATCAAGGTTATACCTTCTCCTCACATCAACAAGAAGTGGGAACAGGATATTTTGATAAAGTCACGACGATTATTCAAGGTGGTATGTCTTCTGTAACGGCACTAACAGGCTCAACAGAAGAGCAGCAATTCTAA
- the aceB gene encoding malate synthase A codes for MSQSLITEELNFTQSFGEQEKEIVNQDVKLFLTDLVNHFSERRDTLLAEREQWKNKVDNGMLPDFISESDSIINSDWKVNPIPKGLQDRRVEITGPVDRKMVINALNANVKVFMADFEDSLAPTWDKVIDGQINLRDAVKGTISYTNEQGKCYQLKASPAVLIARVRGLHLPEKHVLWQGEPISGGLFDFALYFYHNHKALLEKGSGPYFYIPKLQTWQEAKWWSDVFHFTEKRFGLATGTIKATVLIETLPAVFQMEEILFHMKEHIVGLNCGRWDYIFSYIKTLKNYPDRVLPDRQGITMTQPFLSAYSRLLVQTCHKRGAFAMGGMSAFIPSRDPEQNGIILKKVFDDKELEATNGHDGTWIAHPGLAETVLAAFDAVLGARSNQLDVQRNEKITAEMLLAPCTGERTEKGMRANIRVAVQYIEAWISGNGCVPIYGLMEDAATAEISRTSIWQWIRHQKTLSDGQIVTKDLFRNMLKEELEVIRQEVGDTRFEEGRFKEAASLMDNITTQDELVDFLTLPGYQLLN; via the coding sequence ATGTCACAATCGTTAATAACAGAAGAATTAAATTTTACGCAATCTTTTGGTGAACAGGAAAAAGAGATAGTAAATCAAGATGTTAAGTTATTTTTAACTGATTTGGTTAATCATTTTTCAGAGAGAAGGGATACCTTATTAGCAGAAAGGGAACAGTGGAAAAATAAAGTTGATAATGGAATGCTTCCTGATTTTATTTCGGAATCAGATTCCATTATAAATTCGGATTGGAAAGTTAATCCAATACCTAAAGGTCTGCAAGACCGTCGTGTTGAAATAACAGGGCCTGTTGATCGCAAAATGGTTATCAATGCATTGAATGCCAATGTAAAAGTCTTTATGGCGGACTTTGAAGATTCCTTAGCACCAACATGGGACAAAGTGATTGATGGTCAAATTAATCTGCGTGATGCCGTCAAAGGCACCATTTCTTATACCAATGAACAGGGTAAATGCTATCAACTTAAAGCATCACCGGCAGTATTGATTGCCAGAGTTAGAGGATTACATCTTCCTGAAAAACATGTGTTATGGCAGGGGGAGCCTATTTCTGGTGGATTATTTGATTTTGCTTTGTATTTTTATCATAACCACAAAGCACTGTTAGAAAAAGGAAGTGGACCATATTTCTACATTCCTAAATTGCAAACATGGCAAGAGGCTAAATGGTGGAGTGATGTTTTTCATTTCACTGAAAAACGCTTTGGTTTAGCAACAGGAACGATTAAAGCCACGGTATTAATTGAAACCTTACCCGCTGTTTTCCAAATGGAAGAAATCCTCTTCCACATGAAAGAGCATATTGTCGGGCTTAACTGTGGTCGTTGGGATTATATTTTTAGCTATATCAAGACATTAAAAAATTACCCTGATCGTGTATTACCAGATAGACAAGGGATCACGATGACTCAGCCTTTCTTGAGTGCTTATTCTCGTCTACTTGTTCAAACTTGCCATAAACGTGGCGCTTTTGCGATGGGAGGAATGTCTGCGTTTATTCCAAGTCGAGATCCTGAGCAAAACGGCATTATTTTGAAAAAAGTATTTGATGATAAAGAGCTTGAAGCAACAAATGGCCATGATGGTACTTGGATTGCTCATCCTGGTCTTGCTGAAACCGTATTAGCGGCTTTTGATGCCGTATTGGGAGCTCGTTCCAATCAACTTGATGTACAACGTAATGAAAAAATAACGGCAGAAATGTTATTAGCACCTTGTACAGGTGAACGTACAGAAAAGGGCATGAGAGCTAATATCCGTGTTGCTGTGCAATATATCGAAGCGTGGATTTCTGGTAATGGTTGCGTACCTATCTATGGACTAATGGAAGATGCCGCAACGGCAGAAATATCGCGTACTTCTATTTGGCAATGGATCCGCCACCAAAAAACGCTGTCTGATGGGCAAATTGTGACTAAAGATCTCTTCCGTAATATGTTGAAAGAAGAGCTTGAGGTGATACGCCAAGAAGTCGGTGATACTCGTTTCGAAGAAGGGCGTTTTAAAGAAGCCGCCTCTTTGATGGATAACATTACAACCCAAGATGAATTAGTCGATTTTCTGACTTTGCCGGGTTATCAACTTTTAAATTAA
- the metA gene encoding homoserine O-acetyltransferase MetA, producing MPIRVPDELPAVRCLQKENVFVMTSSRASIQDIRPLKVLILNLMPKKIETENQFLRLLSNSPLQIDIQLLRIDSRIPKNTPVEHLDTFYCDFDQIKEQNFDGLIVTGAPLGLVEFEDVAYWDEIKEVITWAKEHVTSTLFICWAAQAGLNILYGLPKYTLEQKISGVYRHSTCSPLSLLTRGFDETFFAPHSRYAGFPIDFIQHNTDLEILATSEEAGAYLFASKDKRVVFATGHPEYDPNTLADEYHRDVKAGLDPQLPENYFPNNDPSKKPIASWRSHGHLLFANWLNYYVYQITPFDLAHMNPTLD from the coding sequence ATGCCAATTAGAGTACCCGATGAGCTGCCCGCAGTCCGTTGTTTACAAAAAGAGAATGTCTTCGTCATGACATCCAGTAGAGCGAGTATTCAAGATATTCGCCCTTTAAAAGTGCTTATCCTTAATTTAATGCCTAAGAAAATAGAAACAGAAAACCAATTTCTGCGGTTACTTTCTAATAGCCCTCTGCAAATTGATATCCAATTATTACGCATTGATTCTCGTATCCCTAAAAATACGCCAGTAGAACATCTCGATACTTTCTATTGCGATTTTGACCAAATTAAAGAACAAAATTTTGATGGTCTTATTGTTACAGGGGCACCATTAGGGTTAGTCGAATTTGAAGATGTGGCTTATTGGGATGAAATAAAGGAAGTTATTACATGGGCTAAAGAACACGTCACTTCAACACTTTTTATTTGCTGGGCTGCCCAAGCAGGGCTAAATATTTTATATGGATTACCAAAATATACGCTAGAACAAAAAATTTCAGGAGTATATCGTCATAGCACTTGCTCGCCTCTTTCATTATTGACTCGTGGATTTGATGAAACTTTTTTTGCACCCCATTCTCGTTATGCAGGGTTTCCTATCGATTTTATTCAACATAATACTGATTTAGAGATCCTTGCGACTTCAGAAGAAGCTGGCGCTTATTTGTTTGCATCAAAAGATAAAAGAGTTGTCTTTGCAACTGGGCACCCAGAATACGATCCCAATACACTAGCAGATGAATATCATCGTGATGTTAAAGCAGGGCTAGATCCTCAATTACCAGAAAATTATTTTCCTAATAATGATCCAAGTAAAAAACCTATCGCTTCTTGGCGTAGCCATGGGCATTTATTGTTTGCAAACTGGTTGAATTACTATGTTTATCAGATAACACCGTTCGATCTTGCCCATATGAATCCAACCTTGGATTAA
- a CDS encoding glycerol dehydrogenase — MPSILPRSVTSPKKFFIGSQLLASVGKYVKDFGDNSFIISDEFFLEKVTKEALPSLKENKIGAIVEKFNYECTEAEVNRLGQIAIENKANVIIGIGGGKTLDVSKAVAYYQHIPVILFPTIASTDAPCTALSVLYKENGEFDKYLFLPQNPDVVIADTAIIASAPQRFFSAGVGDALATYFEARACYQADGLNLVNQRPSRTGLGLAQLCFEMLSENIDKAMDAIRHKITTPALEQTIEATIYLSGVGAEAGGLAAAHAVNNGMSAVESLHRVQHGEKVVFGLLTQLVLENAPQEEIDEVIRIIKAAELPLTLEDMGMKEFIESEWRTVAKIACAEGDTMGNMPMRVTEYDVYNAMIAANALAHRYK, encoded by the coding sequence ATGCCGTCTATATTACCTCGTTCTGTAACCTCCCCAAAAAAATTCTTTATTGGTAGCCAACTTCTTGCTTCTGTTGGTAAATACGTTAAAGATTTTGGTGATAATTCTTTTATTATTAGTGATGAATTTTTCTTAGAAAAAGTAACTAAAGAAGCGCTTCCTTCTCTAAAAGAAAATAAGATTGGAGCGATTGTTGAAAAATTTAATTACGAATGTACTGAAGCAGAAGTTAATCGCCTTGGTCAAATTGCAATTGAGAATAAAGCGAACGTTATTATTGGTATTGGCGGTGGCAAGACATTAGACGTGTCTAAAGCGGTTGCTTATTATCAACATATTCCTGTTATTTTATTCCCTACAATTGCTTCTACTGACGCACCTTGTACTGCACTTTCAGTGTTATACAAAGAAAATGGTGAGTTTGATAAATATTTATTTTTACCACAAAACCCTGATGTTGTTATTGCAGACACTGCGATTATTGCCTCTGCACCACAACGTTTTTTCTCAGCGGGTGTTGGTGATGCTCTAGCGACTTACTTTGAAGCACGCGCTTGCTATCAAGCAGATGGTTTAAACTTAGTCAATCAACGCCCATCACGTACAGGCCTTGGTTTAGCACAATTATGCTTTGAAATGTTAAGTGAAAACATTGATAAAGCAATGGATGCTATCCGTCATAAAATTACTACACCAGCATTAGAACAAACTATTGAAGCAACAATTTATCTTAGTGGTGTTGGTGCCGAAGCTGGCGGTTTAGCCGCTGCTCATGCGGTTAACAATGGTATGTCTGCGGTTGAGTCTTTACATCGTGTTCAACATGGTGAAAAAGTTGTCTTTGGTTTATTAACACAATTAGTGCTAGAAAATGCGCCACAAGAAGAAATTGATGAAGTGATCCGTATTATTAAAGCGGCGGAATTACCACTGACACTTGAAGATATGGGTATGAAAGAATTCATTGAAAGCGAATGGCGTACTGTGGCGAAAATTGCCTGTGCCGAAGGTGATACCATGGGTAATATGCCAATGAGAGTCACTGAATACGATGTTTATAATGCAATGATCGCCGCTAATGCATTAGCTCATCGCTATAAATAA
- a CDS encoding epoxyqueuosine reductase QueH: MTLIREKLTLPANANKLLLHSCCAPCSGEVMEALQASGIEYTIFFYNPNIHPQKEYLIRKEENIRFAKKHNIPFVDADYDTDNWFERAKGMEKEPERGIRCTMCFDMRFERTALYAAENGFSVISSSLGISRWKDMKQINGCGERAVAPYPDMVYWDYNWRKKGGSARMIEISKREQFYQQEYCGCIYSLRDTNKYRKSQGRELIKIGVQYYTA; the protein is encoded by the coding sequence ATGACACTTATACGAGAAAAACTGACATTACCTGCAAATGCCAATAAACTCTTATTACATTCTTGTTGTGCCCCTTGTTCTGGTGAAGTCATGGAAGCATTACAAGCATCAGGCATTGAATATACAATCTTTTTTTATAATCCCAATATTCATCCTCAAAAAGAGTATTTAATTCGAAAAGAGGAAAATATCCGTTTTGCTAAAAAACATAATATTCCTTTTGTCGATGCCGATTATGATACTGACAATTGGTTTGAAAGAGCTAAGGGAATGGAAAAAGAGCCTGAACGTGGTATCCGATGCACAATGTGTTTTGATATGCGTTTTGAAAGAACAGCTCTTTATGCTGCTGAAAATGGTTTTTCTGTTATTTCAAGTTCACTTGGGATATCACGGTGGAAAGATATGAAACAGATAAATGGTTGTGGCGAAAGAGCAGTAGCGCCTTATCCAGATATGGTTTATTGGGATTATAATTGGCGTAAAAAAGGTGGCTCAGCCAGAATGATAGAAATAAGTAAGCGAGAACAATTCTATCAACAAGAATACTGTGGGTGTATTTATTCGTTAAGAGATACAAATAAATATCGTAAATCACAAGGCCGAGAACTTATTAAGATTGGCGTTCAATATTATACTGCTTAG
- the idi gene encoding isopentenyl-diphosphate Delta-isomerase, with the protein MEDAVILVDKNDNELGTMPKLEAHIVGALHRAFSIFIFNSKQQLLIQQRAISKYHSGGLWANTCCSHPLPNELVSDAIHRRLDEELGMKCDMQSIGTILYNEKVTDDLIEHEFDHLFLGFSNELPLSNPNEVMNYRWISLDYLYQDIEENAQNYSVWFRYILNRMGIEQFSRWSQGII; encoded by the coding sequence GTGGAAGACGCTGTTATTCTCGTAGATAAAAATGATAATGAGCTGGGAACGATGCCAAAGCTTGAAGCTCATATTGTAGGCGCCTTACATCGAGCCTTTTCAATATTTATTTTTAATTCAAAGCAGCAATTACTTATTCAACAACGTGCAATATCTAAATATCACTCTGGTGGTTTATGGGCAAACACTTGTTGTAGTCATCCTCTTCCAAACGAATTAGTTTCAGATGCTATTCATCGTCGTTTAGATGAAGAATTAGGCATGAAATGTGATATGCAATCTATTGGAACTATTCTATATAACGAAAAAGTGACTGATGATCTGATAGAACATGAATTTGATCATCTATTTCTTGGGTTTAGTAACGAATTACCACTTAGTAATCCAAATGAAGTGATGAATTATCGCTGGATCTCTCTCGATTATCTTTATCAAGATATTGAAGAGAACGCACAAAATTACAGTGTTTGGTTTCGTTACATATTAAATCGGATGGGAATTGAGCAGTTTTCTCGTTGGAGCCAAGGTATTATTTAG